A section of the candidate division WOR-3 bacterium genome encodes:
- a CDS encoding GyrI-like domain-containing protein: MKKIIITLFLISLNSYVLSGEIKNPLPEIVELPEMTVIGYQSIISMNHNLITDLWMRYLAKMGEIQNMSEVRATLGVSYWGEQKGDDYIFFHLVGAPVSDFSTIPQGMTYLIIPTHKYAKFTHVGPVSDIGKTYEYIYGEWLNSGDYMMSEKCFEIEWYDERFNPESPESELDIYIPIE, translated from the coding sequence GTGAAAAAAATTATTATTACCTTGTTTCTGATTTCTCTCAACTCGTATGTGCTATCGGGTGAAATAAAAAACCCGCTCCCTGAGATTGTCGAGCTCCCGGAGATGACGGTCATTGGTTATCAGTCCATAATCAGTATGAACCATAATCTGATCACCGACCTCTGGATGAGATATCTCGCTAAGATGGGAGAAATACAGAACATGTCGGAAGTCAGGGCTACTCTAGGTGTATCCTATTGGGGCGAGCAAAAAGGCGATGATTACATATTCTTTCATCTCGTGGGAGCTCCGGTCTCCGATTTTTCTACAATCCCTCAGGGGATGACCTATTTGATAATCCCCACTCACAAATACGCTAAATTCACTCACGTTGGTCCTGTCTCGGATATAGGAAAAACCTACGAGTACATCTACGGGGAATGGCTCAACAGCGGCGATTACATGATGTCGGAAAAATGTTTCGAGATTGAATGGTACGACGAGAGATTCAACCCTGAAAGCCCTGAATCCGAGCTCGACATCTACATACCCATAGAATAA